The following nucleotide sequence is from Glycine max cultivar Williams 82 chromosome 9, Glycine_max_v4.0, whole genome shotgun sequence.
TGATTGTAACCAAAATATCCATGAAGAAGGATAAAGGGATAACAATTATGGCCTTTGAGAGTCCTAATTTTGAAATAGCATAATGTTTGTCATATGATGTATTATTATGATCTTTAATTGTCCTAGAGCTGATTTAATGGCAATGCCACACCTATGAAAATGCATGCATTCCAGACCAATGAACTGAAGAAGTACAATAAAGTATTGTATATGCTTTACTCTACCACTAAATATTGGCCTCTTTACTTTTGCCAaaacctttaaaataaaatggcaGGAATTAGTGTTCCAAAAGTATTGTTCCAAGGGATAGTAGCTACCTTGAGGCCAACAAATTTGTAGCAAATCATTTTTGTTGATGTCTTATTAAGCACCGTAgcttaaagtaaatatttgtaGAGCTTTAGATTTCCAAACGGGTTTGTTGATAAGGAAGAATTGACTTTTGGgaaaaaaggaatttacaagaaaaCATGCTAGAAGAGTGAAGAATCCACTTTTCTTTCAGACTCATCCAATGTACAAAGCAAAATCAAGTTAGAAacaatttttgtttgtgtttttttttccttcatttttttttattcctaaccCCAAAGAAAGTACTTAGTTGTATGTGAAGATAAAGAAATGGATATTATCTAAAAATGTTCACTTTTGCTTTACTTTTTCAATTGTTGCTTGTACTTTGCATTTGTCTACTTATTGTAGTGCCAGCTGAATTCAGAAATACTGATGAGTGATTATTTACTTTATGTATTGATGGGCTGCTTGCATTTTATTTAGGGAATAGAGGCTGCAAGGTAGCTGGAATCTGAAGGTATACATACACATTTAACCTTTGTCTAcaggtagttttttttttaaaaaaaatattttacagcaAGCTCTTGAGCTTAATACATGAAGGATTCTGATTAATGGGGTACTGAGATTCCACTTGTACCATCTAAAGGGTACTCAGATTATTGTTGTAAAAAGTTGCTTTTGCTCTTTGAATTTACATCTTTTATTTGGTTGTTATTGGACAGAAGGACATATGAGACTTTCAAAAGCTTCTACGGTCTTTGATCCCTAGGTAATAGACTATTATTTGATGGCATTATTATTAAGGTCTATCTTCTTTAGCTTTCAATTTCAATAAGTTGGACCAGCTTTGTTTGTGACATAAATgggtttcattttcttttgtgcCTACCTGGCTTATTTAGTCCACGATTTTATAGGCTAGCCTGTGGACCaagaataaacaataaaatgtaaaaactaataataagtaaactaaaaatttgaaaattttataacttatatttttatttttaattgattaaatttcaatatacaGTAAATATATCATGAAACACAAGTCTGTTTAGTGGGTgtggtaaaagaaaaatagaaaaagaatgttATGTATGACAACTCTGTTTAGTTGGAAGTGTCAATGAGAAAAATATtggaacaaaaattaaaaaagaaaaaataaaaaatagaaaaaaattagaggacTAAAGTAGGATGAGAAAACTTTTTTGTCATAGAGCCCATTTCAGTTGGTTTACTCCAAAACTTTTTTGTACCTGAGTTAGAGTACCCGTGTACcccatttttagaaatatttatttatttgctgaTAGAAAAAACGTAGGAATGACAATTTAGAACCATATTGAATGAATACCTATAAAAATTCTCACAATATATACGATATATATACCAATCAAATGAGTTAAGTTCTAATGAGTAATTACTTAAGCATATTCAATGTCTTACTATCTTTAGAGTTTCTTTAATGATGTCTTAGCATATTTTGAAagttcaaaatcaaattaattcttaaCAATAGGTTCAGGTCATGTAGATTTCTACATTgtttccttttgttattttcttttggttcttttgttgttgtCTTTAATTTATACTTCCATAAAGCTTTTGTGGACATTTCTGACTTTCGCCAGTAATTGGTGTAAATTAGGATCCAAAACCCTTGGTCAAGACTCATTCATGTCTGTTCCTAATGAGGAAAACTTGTTGTCACATTCCCAGGTGTGCTCTTTAATTCTGCAAGTCCCTGTCCCAACAAAGATGCTATGATTTGAAGTTTAACATCAATGGGTATCATCAttcagttgttgttgttgttgtttttcttttcagagAAAGATGGTTCAGTGATGCATGGACTAGAAAGTCTATCTTGAACAACCAACTTTTGTATCTGCTATCAaatctttcttttataataaggaGGGAGGGAATCGTAAATGGAACTCTTCAATCCTTATTTTGTTaccttaaataaatgaataactaAATGTTAGATGCTAGTCACAGTAGTGTACCTTCTATCATATTTGTATTTCTTTGTATTGTGGAATAACTTTCACGTGCATGTGCCTAAAGTAATTGGTTATGTCTCAGTGAATTGAAACATTCAGAGTAATACAAATATTTTCCTTCTATATACTTATATGGCTATTTGCTTCCACTGGGATGTTTTGcagctttcttattttttcttggaTCTCCTTGATTTGGATGAGGAGGCTGGCATGATCCAGAAGTCAACTAACCAAACTGACTAAAATGAGAATGCTGAGGAACAAGCTAATGCTGAGTCAACTAACCAAACTCTTATGCCAGGTAAATacaatgtaaatattattattattattataatattttgaattgcAGATTCTAGTTCGGTTAATACTTAATTCTGatgagaataattaattaattaattaatttgaattgcaGATTTCATGAAGCCAGCTCACGATCAGTACGTTTACCGCCATGCCAATGGGTATATACTATTCATTCATTCTTTTGAGATTCTACTTGGAATTGAATTGTGttggtatttttttcttttttttaagtctCTATAATTGTTGTTGTTACCTTAAAGCTTGTGTGTGATTGGGTTGGCTCCTTCCCACATTGCTTTCAAGGATGAAGGTGGAATCACAGCCGTTGATTTCAATGTTGGAAAGTCTGATCGCAGCAGGATAAAAGTCATTGGAAAGCAGAAGAAGGTACTTATTTTTCTCAAGTTTGAATTTTCACACTCTCCTTCTCTTAGTTTCTGGATATGTATGAAGAATTAGTAAAGCTGATTCCTGCCTGATTCCTATTGTTTTTTGGtgcaaaattgaaaaatactttCATATTAGTGATATTACTTTTAAGACTAGAAGTCTAGAATGAATGGCTTTGTCGTTGTTAATGATATCCTTTCATTATTTCTCCAAGTGAATTGAGTTGCAAATTTTagcaattaataattaaacttgTAAGCATTAGGCACTTATCCAACTCACAGTTGTGATATTGGTGCATTCATTGGCAGCCATTTCCTTGGTTTAGAGTCTCCTATTTTGTTCTCTGGAGCTGTGGCTACGTCATTTTTTCTCCTAAACCCTAATAGTTCACCATGCTTTGAAAAGAAACTAGAGATGCAGCTTTTAAACCCGCTCCTCTGGTTCAGAAGCCAATTTCTTCGATCTTGGAGAAAATTCGGCAGAGGAAATTGGAGATTTTACAGAAGTAGGTTGATTTGCGTTAAGATTGTTGTTGTTCATTGGGGTAtggataaaataaacatttgtttgtttattttggtCTATGGTGTATATGAATCTACATTTAATACGCATATTATGTACTTCTATCTCAAATTGAAAAGCGATTAATTTCCTTAATATTATTGCATGTGGACATccatatattgatttttatgctTTCGTATGAGATTGAAATGATAATTAATGACAGTCTGTAATACATTGTTCTGGTCATCATACAGAGGGATTTGTGGGCTCTCATTCGCAAACAAGGGACGTCTTCTTCACATTGTTGGACATAATGGGGTAGCATACGGGGTTAATACTGAAACAGGAgagcttttaaaaattatatgacaTTTACCTACAGAAGACCGTAGGTACAAGTAaattgacttttacctacagttagagattataggtataaattaatatcttttaccTACACATTTGAAATAGTAGGTGTTACCTATAGTGATAGTTAAATTTAACTGTAGGTAAAAATATATCCGTAGGTAAAGCCTATAGTGACAGACTATTAGTTGTCACTATATACCCCCTCAAAGTTGACGCAAAAAACGTCTGTAGGACAAAGTTCTTTATACATCTACCTACGAATTTTGGACTTCTAGTGATAGATTTtgactgtaggtaaaagtcatttttcttgtagtatatatatatatatatacacacacacacacactactactactactactacaaaAGCATGTTTTTACATCGATTCTACAACACATTCAAAGTTTTAAACCCTCTTTGTAGCCAACGCCGTAAAAAATCAAAGCTTTTGACTATGGTCCTAGAAACAATcgtcttaaaattatttacctctttaaagaactgtcttagaattctcaatatatttaaaaaaatttaaaacctaTTAAATTAATTACCTCTAAATAGTTATTACTAAACTCAtaaccaacaaaaaaatttaatgaaaaaattaagcaaTTTATCATacacttaatttaaaaacataagagGCAAATGTTACATAGAAAAAAACACCAATACATTTAATCTATAAATTCTAGAACCAAAAGATTTGTCATTACTATTTTGCAGTCAAATATTTAGCATACACCAAAAACATGGATAAAGGTGGACACTACTGCAAAAACGCGATTCTAAGACGGTGGAAAGCAGGATACAACGACGGTGGACGACCGTCGTTGTATCCAATGTCGTGGAAAATAAAACCGTTCAACGACGGGTCAAAATTCTACGTTGTCGAAAGGGATCCACTTTCAAAGACGTTGCTTACATAAGCAACATCTTTGAAAGTTCGCAAACAAAGACGGTGCTTACGCCAGCAACGTCTTTGAAAGTTCGCAAACGAAGACGGTGCTTACGTAAGCAGATGAGAAATAGGGTTTATTTTAGGTTGTGAACCATGGAATTTCAAGTCCTGTCAATCTCACTTTTGTGAACCATGGAATTTCAAATTCATTAGAGTTAAAAATCACCACTTAAAAGGTAATATGTACTTCcaaacataaatgaaaataaaaagacaaattaaCGGAATCAAAATATGAACATGAATTCAAGCAACAAACCCTATATCTTGTTAAACAAAAAACGTTAGGCATCAAAGAACACGAACCTGGAAAGCGATAAATCTTCTTGTCGCAAAATACAACTAGCTAGGGGTCCCAACCCAGCCTATGAACCACAGAGGGAGGAAGTTTTTGAAGATAGAAGTTCCTGAAAAGTCAAAATTGGACAATATTAGTGCAACGAAAATACAATATCTCAAACCACCACACCCAACTCTTGATGCAACCAGGCCGATGTTACCTCCATGAACAATGTCACCGCAATGACCTTTGGGTTCTCAAAAGCTGAAAAACTCACTCACGAGCAACGTAGCGCGGGAAGGTTTGGTGTGAAGGAGTCAAGGTGCTGCGAAACTCACTTAGGAACTCACTCACGAGAAGCTAGCGCGGGAGGTTTCGTTCAGATGTACTCACTAAGAACAAGAAGAATGCGCGGGACAACTTTTATAATATATGGTTCACGACTGTGTAAATTTCAAACCTGTTTGTGTATTTAGGGATTTCAACGACGTTGTTTAGATACACAGtcttagtaaatttttttataattacaaaaatgccccTGTCTCCCTTTCAAAGACGTTGTCAAATGAAAACGTccttaaatatgtaaaatatttaccaAAATGCCACCGCTCCTAATACAAAGACGGTCGTGTTGCGACCGACCTTGAAAGTACGTCATAAAAAGCATTTATTTTAGTAGTGGGAAAACAGACACAAACACATAagcatatttttgttaaataaactaattatattataattacaataaatGCATGCAAATTATTTGACTTGTAAGGTGGCCAGTATTGATTACTACAATTACCTACAACATCTCCTACCTACAATTATCTGACTTTTAATATTTCCATATTTAATTAAGACAAAAATTAAGGGTgtatttggtttgcattttcattttctgaaaattgttttcattttcaaaagattagaattctgaaaacatgtttgatttgacttcttgttttctgctttcaagaaataaaaacactgaaaatacgttttcaaaaggaaatgcatttttagatttgcttaaaattacgtTCCTTGCCACTgcgttttcattttacccaaaatgagaTTATTGGTTTCAactgaaaacgagattttattgtttcccgtttttggttcgtttggaaaaatattttcactgaaaatgaaaatagaaatgcAACCAATCACATTTCCATcaccattttatattttcagtaaaaataaaaatagaaaataaccaaaccaaacacctcTGAGGTAATATATTAAGTATTGttagtattatatttttaatttagtttattagGTAAAGGAagctatatatttttaactttaattaatttataattactaaATGAAGAGGTGCACTTACAGACAAAATATTCTTCAGAATTGAAGCAATACATAACACTATGTGTAGTGCCAAGCCTGACAAAAATGCTATGAAGTAGTAGCTTTGTAAAAGAGATATGGATAACATCTGCATAGGACAAAAGTAGCATGACATActtcaaataacaaaaaaatgaaatgttgaAATGTAATAGTTGCCACAATTAGATGAAAACTCACCGTTGAGATGCGGGCAATACCAATAGGACCACTAGCAGTTTCCACATatgtatctttttaatatttatagcaCCATTGACTCCAGACCCCCTGTGCCAACATTGACTGCATtcaaaagttgaaattggaaACAACCTTATAAACCAAACGAGGCACAAAGAAATTACATCGAATAACCAACCTCAGAGacacagaaaataaaattcgtATATAGCAAGGATGTAGAAAATGACTTACCACTTCCCGCTCCTCCACTTCCTCCAGATACTCGCGGATTGTAACGACCGGCTCAGCTTCATTGTCAAACGTACCGTCCATTTTTTACTTGGAAACCAAACAGGCTTCGACGATCTTCGAGCTCGGCGATGGAAAGAATGAAAGGACGAGATGATGCCAGAGCAAACGAACTCGGCGAGGGAACTGGCCAGCAGTCTTCGAGCGAGCCTGATGATGACGACACAATAATTATTATTGGGGAACGAATATGAATACGGTTCTTTCTTGTAACCTTTAAGTTctcaataattacaaaaataaatattatattattgtgtcatattttaaaattatttcgcataactatcttaaaattagaaaattagaatatgtatcataaaaataaaatacagtaattttaattataaaaatatcattctgTCATATgtcgtaaaaaaataaatttttttaatagtgataTATAATAGATTATATAACAGTAAAAGATagacatatttattaaaaataaaaaaatagacagaaaatattattatataaatttttgaataaatgaaaacttaattataaataaccttGTAAGTCAAAAGTCATTGTTGAATTGACGTATCTAGCGGTTATagtatataaaatattgattgcTGCGGGTGTTTGGTTAACCCAAGAAGAATTGTTTCAGcttatttttagtgtttttttaataataaaaaaagtaaatttttacttttttaatgtgtttgtttaatttttttatttaaaataagcagattttattttttaataaataaatcttatgtatttttaaaatatattttttctaaaaaaaacacttattttaagatACTTATCGGAGAGGGACTGATTTTCTTTTGCAACAGAGAGAAGGCCCGACGAAAATTGGTTTTTTACGAGATTGGTagcataattttattaattttttgttgcacTCATTAAAGTGACAATTGACCAAACTCGTGAACTTAAAATAGTTAGTTCATGGGGTCTTCTTTATCGATTAAAGACCTGttcctgaaaaaaaaatccagttACTAgataatatgaaagaaaaatgtaaaaaagaaaagtgaccgAACTTGTAAgatggcataaaactcaagacaatataattataaacgTCAGAAGCCTTGAACCTGCCCACTTCATGTCACGTTTCCTATGCCTAACCTATTAGCCCAGTTTTAATTAATGAGTTATTGATGCAAGAAACCCTATTTAGAACCTTCTAAACCTTCTAAACCTAAACTTGCGTCAAAGTTGACGAAAATGGTGAAAATAAATCTTACGGGTACTCCTCAATTCTCATTTCTCGCCCTTCAAATCAGCATACCGAGAAATcatatgtttatatttataagttATATATGGTAAACTCTTTAATACTTttgattttcataaataaaaaatatattaatcttCGAAATTGAGATATTTATATGTGAGGCATTTAATAACATAGTAAAAGAACAATGGtacattttttcataaatctcctcacaattttcttataaaaattattaaaaaaagtaaatatattcaatttcttaaaaactaataaaaaagtattttctttatttaggaGGAATAGTGGAAGGATTTTATAAGAgaatttagaattatttataGCGAAAGTCTTGTGATACCTAAGTAGTGCAAATTTCTTTCGTTTAAGGAAAAAACAGTACACACCAAGGATTTTTGAATATggaaacataacataaaatacatgatagaaaaaacaataaaaatacaaatttaaccTGGTTTAACACTTTTTATCTTGaatcaataaaaaagaagaaaacaaacacataaTGTATTTTATGTGAGTGTAGTGTCTCACATCGAACTGATCGGAGCATTAACAACAAAAAAGAGCTGAGCTGCATTAAGAT
It contains:
- the LOC100819401 gene encoding protein Abitram-like yields the protein MPDFMKPAHDQYVYRHANGLCVIGLAPSHIAFKDEGGITAVDFNVGKSDRSRIKVIGKQKKPFPWFRVSYFVLWSCGYVIFSPKP